From Ptychodera flava strain L36383 chromosome 2, AS_Pfla_20210202, whole genome shotgun sequence, the proteins below share one genomic window:
- the LOC139148007 gene encoding ly6/PLAUR domain-containing protein 2-like: MSGIVLFILVLGFASNLSVALECYTCVGLTNCESEFEGIKRECSNSSDSQRCYVSRTEVDEKVTSYDRGCIDATECDNGCVETSLIVVKTTVCQECCDTDLCNTGNTGVLFTPIIHLLVAATVMALAMSAMMSE; this comes from the exons ATGTCTGGAATTGTTTTATTCATACTAGTATTAG GTTTTGCCAGCAACTTGAGTGTTGCCTTGGAGTGTTATACGTGTGTTGGACTTACTAATTGTGAAAGTGAATTTGAAGGCATCAAGAGAGAATGCTCTAATTCTTCCGACTCCCAACGATGTTAT GTTAGTAGAACTGAAGTTGATGAGAAAGTGACATCTTACGACAGAGGATGCATCGATGCCACAGAGTGTGACAATGGATGTGTGGAGACTTCACTTATTG ttGTCAAGACTACCGTTTGTCAAGAATGCTGCGACACAGATCTGTGTAATACGGGAAACACCGGAGTGCTGTTCACACCCATTATACATCTGCTGGTCGCTGCTACGGTTATGGCTCTGGCAATGTCTGCGATGATGTCAGAATGA